In Microbacterium sp. 1.5R, the following are encoded in one genomic region:
- the recO gene encoding DNA repair protein RecO, whose translation MPTYRDEAVILRTHKLGEADRIVTMLSRQHGKIRAVAKGVRRTSSKFGSRLEPFMVADVQLYQGRSLDIVQQAESLGSYGSDIAAHYDRFTSANAMVETADRLSDSEATPEQYLLLVGGLRALSRGEHSPRSILDSYLLRVMALSGWAPSLGDCARCAAPGPHAHFVGQLGGAVCVNCAPAGSPKVAEKTLSLLRSLMTGEWEAIDAAPHADNAAASGLVAAYAQWHLERGIRSLAHLVADIPREGAR comes from the coding sequence GTGCCCACCTACCGAGACGAAGCGGTGATCCTGCGCACCCACAAGCTGGGTGAGGCGGATCGCATCGTCACCATGCTGTCGCGTCAGCACGGCAAGATCCGTGCGGTGGCCAAGGGCGTCCGGCGCACGTCGTCGAAGTTCGGGTCGCGCCTCGAACCGTTCATGGTGGCCGACGTGCAGCTGTATCAGGGACGCTCGCTCGACATCGTGCAGCAGGCGGAGTCGCTCGGCTCCTACGGTTCCGACATCGCGGCCCACTACGACCGGTTCACATCGGCGAACGCGATGGTCGAGACCGCCGATCGGCTGAGCGACTCCGAGGCGACGCCCGAGCAGTACCTGCTGCTGGTGGGCGGGCTGCGTGCGCTCTCGCGGGGCGAGCATTCCCCCAGGAGCATCCTCGACTCCTACCTTCTGCGCGTGATGGCGCTGTCGGGATGGGCGCCGTCTCTCGGCGACTGCGCACGATGCGCCGCCCCCGGCCCGCACGCGCACTTCGTCGGTCAGCTCGGAGGCGCCGTATGCGTGAACTGCGCGCCGGCCGGAAGTCCGAAGGTGGCAGAGAAGACCCTGTCGCTGCTGCGATCCCTCATGACCGGAGAGTGGGAGGCGATCGATGCCGCGCCTCACGCGGACAACGCCGCGGCATCAGGCCTCGTCGCTGCCTATGCGCAGTGGCACCTGGAGCGCGGCATCCGCTCGCTGGCCCACCTCGTGGCCGACATCCCTCGAGAAGGAGCACGGTGA
- a CDS encoding trimeric intracellular cation channel family protein → MTEPLFTIPLWADLLGVGLGGVQGAMFASGFQGQRRLDWLGVAIIGIMIGMGGGLIRDILLGQTPATLQSNWYLLTATGASLLGMLLAGLFNRLNTVIVVLDAVVIGMFGAFGTSKAIAFGIPPVPAVFIGVCAAVGGGVLRDMLMGLPTSIMHVGSLYAVAAGAGCVFIATANGLGMSITLAAVLGIVVTAVIRVLAVSFDVSLPEQRRLYRRKVAAETGVIQVVKPSPE, encoded by the coding sequence GTGACCGAACCGCTCTTCACCATTCCGCTCTGGGCGGACCTCCTCGGCGTCGGCCTCGGCGGCGTTCAGGGCGCGATGTTCGCGTCGGGGTTCCAGGGGCAGCGACGACTCGACTGGCTCGGCGTCGCGATCATCGGCATCATGATCGGCATGGGCGGCGGTCTCATCCGCGACATCCTGCTCGGTCAGACTCCGGCCACGCTGCAGAGCAACTGGTACTTGCTCACGGCCACCGGCGCCTCGCTGCTCGGGATGCTGCTCGCGGGACTATTCAACCGTCTCAACACCGTCATCGTGGTGCTCGACGCCGTGGTGATCGGCATGTTCGGCGCGTTCGGCACGAGCAAGGCGATCGCCTTCGGCATCCCTCCCGTTCCCGCGGTGTTCATCGGCGTCTGCGCAGCGGTCGGCGGCGGCGTGCTGCGCGACATGCTGATGGGCCTGCCGACCTCGATCATGCATGTCGGCTCGCTCTACGCCGTCGCCGCCGGTGCCGGCTGCGTCTTCATCGCCACCGCGAACGGACTCGGGATGTCGATCACGCTCGCCGCCGTGCTCGGCATCGTCGTCACCGCGGTGATCCGAGTGCTCGCCGTGAGCTTCGACGTCTCGCTTCCGGAGCAACGTCGCCTGTATCGCCGCAAGGTCGCCGCGGAGACCGGAGTGATCCAGGTCGTCAAGCCGAGCCCTGAGTGA